Part of the Lagenorhynchus albirostris chromosome 19, mLagAlb1.1, whole genome shotgun sequence genome, TATCGCGGGCGGTTGGGACCTGTTGCCGCGCGCGCTGCTGAGCTCGCTGTCGGGGCCTGTGCTGCTGCACACGCCCGTCGTGGCGATTAAGCAGGGGACGCACGAGGTGAGCGTGTACTTCGAGCCCTCGCGCCGGGCCCGGAATCAGAAGTCCTTGACGGCCGACGTGGTGCTGCTGACGGTGAGCGGGCCCGCGCTGCAGCGCATCACCTTCACGCCGCCGCTGACGCTCAAGTGGCAGGAGGCAGTGCGCGCGCTGCATTACATGCCGGCCACCAAGGTGTTCCTGAGCTTCCGCCGGCCCTTCTGGCACGACGAGCATATCGAAGGCGGCCACTCGAACACCGACCGACCGTCGCGCGTGATATTCTATCCGCCGCCTGGCGAGGGCGCGCTGCTGCTCGCCTCGTACACGTGGTCGGACGCGGCTGCCACGTTCGCTGGCCTGAGCCTGTCCGAAGCCCTGCGCTTGGCGCTCGACGACGTGGCGGCGCTTCACGGGCCCATCGTGTACCGGCTCTGGGACGGCAGCGGCATCGTCAAGCGCTGGGCGGAGGACCCGCACAGCCAGGGCGGCTTCGTGGTGCAGCCCCCGATGCTCTGGCGAACCGACAAGGACGAGGATCAGGAGTACGATTGGGCGGTCCCCCACGGCCGCATTTACTTCGCCGGCGAGCACACGGCCTACCCGCACGGCTGGGTGGAGACGGCCGTCAAGTCGGCACTGCGGGCCGCGGTCTTGATCAACGGCCGGACCAGCAGCTGGAACGACCCCCGGACCATCAACAGCATGGGGCATGTGCACGTGGCGCCCGCCCACCACCACCCGCGCAGCCTCGAAAGGGGGCGGGGCACCCACTCTCCAGCCTTACATGCCGTCACCGCTCCGCACACGACCCAAAAGAGGACCCAATATTAAAGTATTTTTGGAAACAGCAGTGTGGTCCCGCCCCCTCCCTGGCTCAGTCGCTTCCCCAATTTGCAGGAGCAAAACCATTAGCCCTCGCGGTAGAAGGGGCTGCGCCTATCCTGGAGCCCCAGAAGCTGTCCTACTTCTTCCTGGGCCGCGGGCTCCGTTTGGGGGAGTAGGAGGTACAGGATGGACACTGCTTTGCGCGACCGGTAAACGTTAATCACAGTGCCCCACAACGGCTGTCACGACACAGTGGGAACCTTAAGCAAGTAACAAAAAGCCCAGCCGACACTGGGTTAAACAcgagtttatttttctcataacaAGAAGCTGGTAAGTAGAGCCCCAGAGGGAGCAGCCCCGCAGGCCCTTCCATCTCGGTTATGTCCGGGATGTGCCCCTGCACCCCATCCTCACTCCTCCAAAAGCCCCAGACTCAAGCAGGTAAGGGAGCCCTGCCTCCACAAACCGCCACCACTCACCCGCAAGGGGCCTCGTCTTAGGCCTCACTGGCCGGGTCAGGGTCACAGTGGTCAGACATCGACTCTGCAGAGTGGTCAGAGGAGACCACGAGTCACCACCCCCTCTCGATCCAGAGCCAAGCCGGTGTGGTGGCCTCCCCGCTCCACCTACTCGAGGCCAACCAGATAGGAAAGTGTCAGTTTCAAGAAACCAGCTAAGAGAAGGGAGGCCTGGTGGAGAGCCCCGCCCCTCTTTgcgcctcccctccccagcctccaggaggGGCGGGGTCGTGGGGGGGAGCTGGATAAAGTGTCTGGTGCTGAGCAGGCCGCCTCGCCCAGCACGGTTAAGAGTCCAcacattcctcctcctcctcctcctcctcctccggcaGGATTTCCAGGCTGCTGTCAGGCTGCGGGACTGTGTCCACGGGGGGCGGCGGAGCCGGTGGGGCGCGGGTGGGCGACAGCGGCAGTGGGGAGGCAGGTGGCGATGGGCTCTGGGGCTCTGCGGGGGGCGCCAGGCCTAGGATCTCCTGCACGTTGTGGGGCAGCTCCTGGCGGGTTGGCGGATAGGGAGCGAGAAGTCAGAGGtttgctgggggttggggggctaTCGGGAGGGGTCAGGGACTCACCCGGCAGGCGGTCAGCTGCCGGTAGAGGGCCTCGGCCCGCGTCAGCACGTCCTCCACGCTCAGCTTCATGGTCAGCTCGTTGATGTGCTGCGGGCGGGGGTGGGTCAGGCCTGCCTGCCTGCAAGCACCCAGCCACCACCGCCccagcacctactctgtgcctcgTGCTGGGGTACAACTGAGGGAAGACAGACCGGGCTGGCCCTCTTGGGGCTCACAGTGGAGCTGGGGGATCAGGAGAGGTCATGTTCTCTCCGGCTGCTTGCCAGGTGCAGcattcagggaaggaaaagggCACCGAGCCCCACCGCCACGGCCCCGCCCCACGTTAATgcactggggcaggggcaggtggcCCACTCATGCATGGGCCACATGCTCTGTGAGGACACTGCAGGGAGCCAGGGATAATGGGGTAGGAGACAGACAGACCCCGTCTCCTGGCCACCGTGCTCACAGCCTTAGCCAATCGTACTTTCCACAATCCTATTTTGAGTACCTACTACCGAAAGGTACTGTGGCACAGGGGCAGGGCCAGCCTCCACGGAGTTCACACCCAGATGATGTGTCTTCTCCACACAGGTCAggatgggcagggggagggaggggactggGAGGGAGCCACGGTCTCACCTTGAGGATCTCATTGGACCCGAAGCCTGAAAGCATGAGGGTGTCCCGCTCCATGTCCAGGATGGCGCAGGCCACCAGCAGGTGCAGATTGGGGCCAGGGAGCCCCGTCCACAGCACCTAGCAGTGCCCAGGGGAGGGGTCACTGCAAAGCCTCTGCCTCAGGTCCCACCCAGGTCTGCCCCacgccctgcccacctcccaccaaCCTCCCTGCCCCATCCACTGGCAGTACAGCCAATCCATTTCTCCTTCTCGGCCCTCCCACCCCAACTGGCTGGCTCACCTCCCACAGCCGAAGGACATCCGGGAAGGGGAATTCCCTCTTGAACCAGATGAGCAGCCACCggaagcagaagcagagagagcCAGAGTCCTGGGAGTCTAGGGGAGGACAGCGGTGGGAGAGACGGCACTCAGCTGAGAGCAAGCTCAAAATCAACTCCAATCCTGCTCTAATTCACAGGGCGCCCGGTGGTCGGACTGGACTCTAAGAAGTCACCCTGGCTGTAAGAACCCGCACGAGTCTACGCAAGTGGAGGGACAGCTTCAGAGCGGGGACAGGGACGCTCAGCGCCAGCAGGAACCTTCCCATCCTGCCTTCCGGGCTCCAGATGAGGTGAGCTAGCCCCGTGGTCTCCGCTCTCATGTGGAAGGGAGGCAGTAAGACCAGTCCACTCAGGGAAAAAATCTATTCAACATCCAAAGCTGGGGGAGGTGTGAGGAAACTGGCCCTCGTGTACACTGATAGCAAAAACGTAAGCTGGTAGAACTTTCTGGGAAAGCAGTGATGAAGACAAATGTTTCAAAAGATGTAAAAATGTGTACTTCACTGGATACAATATCACTTCTTGGAATTTAACCTAAAAAAATAACCCACGAATATAGATTCATCACGGTGAAAAGCTACAAATAACCTAAGAGTCCAGTAGGTCAggttaaatctatttttatacatCATTAAGATGGACAGAACACCATGTAGTCGATAAGACTgataatgtagggcttccctggtggctcagtggttgggaacctgcctgccaatgcaggcgacatgccaggggacacgggttcgagccctggtccagaaagatcccacatgccgcggaacaactaagcccatgcgccacaactactgagcctgcactctagaacccacatgccacaactactgagcctgcgtgccacaactactgaagcccacgcacctagagcccgtgctctgcaacaagagaagccaccgcaatgagaagcccgtgcaccacaatgaagagtagcccccaggggcttccctggtggcgcagtggttgagaatctgcctgccagtgcaggggacacaggttcgagccctggtctgggaagatcccacatgccgcggagcaactgtacccgtgagccacagctactgagcctgcgcgtctggagcctgggctccgcaacaagagaggccgcgacagtgagaggctgcgcaccgcgatgagtggcccccgcttgccgcaactacagaaagctctcgcacagaaacgaagacccaacacagccaaaaaataaatcaattaatttaaaaaaaactgttgaaaaaaaaagagtagcccccattcgccacaactagagaaagcccgcgcacagcaacgaagacccaacacagccaaaaattaaaaaataaataaattagcttATCATCATCTGCATTCAAAAAAATAGTACGAGCAACAGCAactttaactttcttttctttacgTCAATTCCCTGCATTTTTTATATTGAACAAGCAATGCAGTCAAATTTAAAAGCCGAAATGCAGCAGTCCCCGCCCCAGCAGCCCAGAGAACCAGTTTCCAATCCCAGGCTCAGGGGTGACTGGAGATGAGAGCTGGTTGGAGATGAGGAGTGTGAGGAGCTGCGCCCAGGTCCTTCGTCTGAAAAGCCTGACAGCACACGAAGGAGCCACCTCAGCAGGCAGCGGGGGCGCGTTTGGCAGGGGTAGGGGGCCCACGTCTGCATTCGTTGAGGTTTTGCTCCAAACCACAGTCCTGCTTTTACATATCAATTCTGGGTTCTGTGGGGATGTTTCTCTTGCTTGCACCACGTCCAAACATCCTGGACATTGTCTGTGGCCACTCCCAGAGACTCTGCAGCAAGGTGTGTGGGCCCACCATCATCCCCTGCCTACCCGCCAAGACACGTACCCAGGAAGTCGCAGAGCGGAGGGTCCAGCACCCTCAAGAGGAGCAGGAGTTGCCCGAGTTGCCGCTTCATCGTCTCCTGACTCTCCTCAAAGTTCCCATGCTGTGAGAGGGAGGGCCACGTGAGGAGCCAGACCCCAGCTTTTGAGGGGGCCTGTCTCCCAGCCCTGCCGAGCCTCACCACGAGCTCCATGAAGCCACAGAAACACCAGAAGGCATCCACCTCGTTCTGAGTGACGTAGAGGATCGGGGAGAGAAGGTCACTCATGCCCTGGACGTAGCCTGTGGGGACATGGGGTCAGGGCCCAGCCGAGGCCTGCAGCGCGCTCCCCCTGCAAGGCCAGCCCCCAGCAACTGCCCCCGGGCTGTGCCGCACCGAGGTCAAAGTGGTACATGCAGTAGGTAAGGAGGATGTCGTTCAGCAGGCCCAGCCCCGGGTTCTCGGGGCCCTCGTAGAACTTGTTGTTCCTATCGGTGCGGCTCACATCTCTCTCTGTGGGGACAGGGGGCAAAGCGCAAAGGCGTGAAAGGTGAGCCCTGTCCCTGCCGGCCGGCCGCCGGCACACCTAGGCAGGTGTGGGTCATCCAGAGACCATCTTGAACGCTCTCACGTGAGGTACTGTGCTTCACGCTCACCAGCTCGCCACACCCTCCCAGCAGCTGACAGTTACTAAACCATCAACAGATGGGGAGACTGCGGCCCAGGGAGGTAGGATCACTTGCCAAGATCTCACAGTGAGTAGGTGGTAGATTTGAACCCACGGAGCCTGGCTCCCCTCCCGTGCTCCCCCATCCCCGACCCCAGGGCCACTCACCCCTGCTCACACCCGTCTCACTCCCCTCCATCCCTACAGATGGCCTTGCTCCTGCTCTTAGGGAGACAGGGGGCTCCCTCGGGCCCCTCCCAGCTGTTTCTGGTCTCACCATCCCACCCTTGCCCCCCACCAACCAATGAGGCTGCGGTATCCGTGCAGCAGTGAGTTCCTCCGCTCCTGCTCCGGGCTCACAGATTTCCACTGCAGCTTCATTCGGAAATACTCGTCCCTGAGGGGAGCGGAGGAGTGAGATGTAGGGACACCCCCCGCCGCCTCATCCTACAGGGCTCAGCCTAGCTCACCGCCCCtgtgcttccccttccccacatcTCTCATGACACACAACACccttggggggtttttttgttgttgttcaacgTCTGTCACCCCCATTGGACAGAGAGCAGCAGGGGCAGGACCGGGACACACGGCAGAGGCACAAGATATACAGGAACGACGAGAGGTGGCCCCATGGGGTTAGGAAG contains:
- the IL4I1 gene encoding L-amino-acid oxidase isoform X2; amino-acid sequence: MPNDDFCPGLTRKAMGAERARQSQPCTWRLLALVPILLSLAASLDWQTAQSRDPFEKCMRDPDYEQLLRVLTLGLNRTSKPQRVTVVGAGVAGLLAAKVLSDAGHKVTILEADNRIGGRIFTYRDRKTGWIGELGAMRMPSSHRILHTLCKSLGLNLTKFTQYDENTWTEVHEVKLRNYVVEKMPEKLGYKLHPKEKGHSPEEIYQMALNRAIEDLRTLGCRKAMMKFERHTLLEYLLGEGNLSQPAVRLLGDVMSKDGFFYLNFAEALRAHSCLSDRLRYSRIAGGWDLLPRALLSSLSGPVLLHTPVVAIKQGTHEVSVYFEPSRRARNQKSLTADVVLLTVSGPALQRITFTPPLTLKWQEAVRALHYMPATKVFLSFRRPFWHDEHIEGGHSNTDRPSRVIFYPPPGEGALLLASYTWSDAAATFAGLSLSEALRLALDDVAALHGPIVYRLWDGSGIVKRWAEDPHSQGGFVVQPPMLWRTDKDEDQEYDWAVPHGRIYFAGEHTAYPHGWVETAVKSALRAAVLINGRTSSWNDPRTINSMGHVHVAPAHHHPRSLERGRGTHSPALHAVTAPHTTQKRTQY
- the IL4I1 gene encoding L-amino-acid oxidase isoform X1, which translates into the protein MDSLAWRLLALVPILLSLAASLDWQTAQSRDPFEKCMRDPDYEQLLRVLTLGLNRTSKPQRVTVVGAGVAGLLAAKVLSDAGHKVTILEADNRIGGRIFTYRDRKTGWIGELGAMRMPSSHRILHTLCKSLGLNLTKFTQYDENTWTEVHEVKLRNYVVEKMPEKLGYKLHPKEKGHSPEEIYQMALNRAIEDLRTLGCRKAMMKFERHTLLEYLLGEGNLSQPAVRLLGDVMSKDGFFYLNFAEALRAHSCLSDRLRYSRIAGGWDLLPRALLSSLSGPVLLHTPVVAIKQGTHEVSVYFEPSRRARNQKSLTADVVLLTVSGPALQRITFTPPLTLKWQEAVRALHYMPATKVFLSFRRPFWHDEHIEGGHSNTDRPSRVIFYPPPGEGALLLASYTWSDAAATFAGLSLSEALRLALDDVAALHGPIVYRLWDGSGIVKRWAEDPHSQGGFVVQPPMLWRTDKDEDQEYDWAVPHGRIYFAGEHTAYPHGWVETAVKSALRAAVLINGRTSSWNDPRTINSMGHVHVAPAHHHPRSLERGRGTHSPALHAVTAPHTTQKRTQY
- the TBC1D17 gene encoding TBC1 domain family member 17 isoform X3, giving the protein MNPTGPSSAPCGHGTATQSPRERAWGWLAVGSQEMPEPPLAPHAPASRPPPAPDAAVPLGAEPSSPRGSWAFSVSLGELKSIRRSKPGLSWAYLVLVTQAGGSLPALHFHRGGTRTLLRVLSRYLLLARCPARSSPQDSRLYLVFPHDSSALSNSFHHLQLFDQDSSNVVSRFFQDPYSTTFSSFSRVTNFFRGALQPHQEGASPDLPPAPDDEPEPGFEVISCVELGPRPAVERAPPVTEEEWARRMGPEGRLQQVPELKARIFSGGLSPSLRREAWKFLLGYLSWEGSAEEHKAHVRKKTDEYFRMKLQWKSVSPEQERRNSLLHGYRSLIERDVSRTDRNNKFYEGPENPGLGLLNDILLTYCMYHFDLGYVQGMSDLLSPILYVTQNEVDAFWCFCGFMELVHGNFEESQETMKRQLGQLLLLLRVLDPPLCDFLDSQDSGSLCFCFRWLLIWFKREFPFPDVLRLWEVLWTGLPGPNLHLLVACAILDMERDTLMLSGFGSNEILKHINELTMKLSVEDVLTRAEALYRQLTACRELPHNVQEILGLAPPAEPQSPSPPASPLPLSPTRAPPAPPPPVDTVPQPDSSLEILPEEEEEEEEECVDS